A portion of the Glandiceps talaboti chromosome 13, keGlaTala1.1, whole genome shotgun sequence genome contains these proteins:
- the LOC144445051 gene encoding cholesterol 25-hydroxylase-like has translation MGAKIWQTTVWILRILCLGGAFVFCYNVDVLQKNMDDLWEILRHHWFYRLAYFETFFVVLYYTSFLWIPFAIDYSHVFDRFKLEPKDKVPIPSPLQFIVEVIVYVSPLAALDTIMVKKYAGVTEDDLVELRKNWIQTERILPKDPPDVRMVVFHLIVSLIIYDFLIFIQHYMLHRNRWLYDNIHACHHNHHRGLHIRVTNNLNIIERVSIVLTANFALKVIGSHPFTRTLFIPFFVTLLSDSHMGYDFPWSYDKILPMSIMGGAKAHHSHHISGTKNFQPFFTYIDKVILKRMLKSEHVD, from the coding sequence ATGGGTGCCAAAATTTGGCAGACGACAGTTTGGATTCTGCGCATACTATgtctgggaggagcatttgtTTTCTGTTACAATGTAGATGTCCTACAGAAAAATATGGACGACCTATGGGAAATTCTACGTCATCACTGGTTTTATAGACTAGCATATTTCGAGACgttttttgttgtgttgtactACACTTCATTTCTATGGATACCATTTGCTATTGATTATAGTCATGTGTTCGATAGATTCAAGTTGGAACCAAAAGACAAGGTCCCCATACCATCACCACTTCAATTCATCGTAGAAGTGATTGTGTATGTATCTCCGCTGGCCGCTTTGGATACAATCATGGTGAAAAAATATGCAGGGGTAACAGAAGACGATTTGGTGGAACTACGCAAAAATTGGATACAGACGGAACGAATTTTACCAAAAGATCCCCCGGATGTGAGAATGGTAGTGTTTCATTTGATAGTTTCGCTGATTATTTACGACTTTCTGATCTTCATCCAACACTATATGCTTCATAGGAATCGGTGGCTCTATGATAATATCCATGCCTGTCACCATAACCATCACAGAGGGTTGCATATTAGAGTCACTAATAATCTAAATATTATAGAGAGAGTTTCAATTGTCTTGACGGCAAATTTCGCATTGAAGGTGATCGGTAGTCATCCTTTCACACGTACTTTATTTATTCCATTTTTTGTCACTTTGTTGTCTGACAGCCACATGGGATACGACTTTCCATGGTCATATGATAAAATCCTACCGATGAGCATCATGGGAGGGGCCAAAGCACACCACTCACATCATATCAGTGGTACTAAAAACTTTCAACCGTTTTTCACCTATATTGATAAGGTTATTCTAAAACGCATGTTGAAATCTGAGCATGTTGACTAA